A genome region from Mercenaria mercenaria strain notata chromosome 11, MADL_Memer_1, whole genome shotgun sequence includes the following:
- the LOC123532884 gene encoding uncharacterized protein LOC123532884: MRLSAILVGLLCCSGTFGATFYRCYWINSPTVDCDRFSPEPTCGTNLVTYKNKCEFSKAHCVDNTIDLRHTGACTSADGTTPAPVNAAGSEIVFDFMCTSLSHLSCPAGGEKTCTSNGRSFENYCEYEKYKCTHRDVHVVDCTV; the protein is encoded by the exons ATGAGGCTTTCAGCGATATTGGTCGGTCTTCTGTGCTGTTCTG GAACATTTGGTGCAACATTCTATCGATGTTACTGGATTAATTCACCTACTGTAGACTGTGACAGATTTTCTCCCGAGCCAACTTGCGGAACTAATCTAGTCACTTACAAGAATAA ATGTGAGTTCAGCAAAGCTCACTGTGTCGACAACACCATTGACTTGAGACATACCGGAGCCTGTACATCTGCTGATGGTACAACTCCGGCACCTGTGAATGCTGCTGGGTCCGAGATCGTGTTTGACTTCATGTGCACAAGTCTTAGCCACCTGTCCTGTCCAGCAGGAGGAGAAAAAACTTGCACATCTAACGGAAGGTCGTTTGAAAActa TTGCGAGTACGAAAAATACAAATGCACACACCGTGATGTACATGTTGTAGACTGTACTGTTTAA